A genomic segment from Dechloromonas denitrificans encodes:
- the msrA gene encoding peptide-methionine (S)-S-oxide reductase MsrA, which produces MALSTSFLIGGCADDKVQATTAKVQPASGQVDSIVLGMGCFWGAEKRMAAIPGVLDVESGYANGDVAGTYDAVLAHERLLQWGKSTQRNHAEVVKVTFDPARVDLERVLIQFWESHNPTQGDRQGNDVGTNYRSAIYTHDENQRVVAQKTRDAYQSALSATKLGAITTEIAPLKTYFTAEEYHQDYLQKNPNGYCGLGGTGVKYPVAAVDGSKIQSVAAKTPPLDGKKLNFERQLVVFEAEDCAFCRQFKADVLDHWKSPVAVVRTLSPEAPSGWSLEKALFATPTMVLFENGKEVSRYTGFNGETARFWQWLGQRLLTPEQRRIAFEQGTERPFTGSNLDEKRPGTFVDPVSGVALFRSDTKFESGTGWPSFFNPLPGAISEHVDASHGMRRVEVRSASSGIHLGHVFDDGPAPTYKRYCINGNVLKFVPDNEK; this is translated from the coding sequence TTGGCTCTCTCTACCAGTTTTCTGATCGGCGGCTGTGCCGATGACAAAGTCCAGGCGACGACCGCCAAGGTTCAGCCGGCCAGCGGTCAGGTTGATTCGATTGTCCTCGGCATGGGCTGTTTCTGGGGCGCTGAAAAGCGCATGGCGGCCATCCCCGGTGTGCTCGATGTTGAAAGCGGCTATGCCAATGGCGACGTGGCAGGCACCTACGATGCTGTGCTGGCCCACGAGCGACTGCTGCAGTGGGGCAAAAGTACGCAGCGCAATCATGCCGAAGTGGTCAAGGTGACGTTCGATCCGGCCAGGGTCGATCTCGAACGGGTGTTGATCCAGTTCTGGGAAAGTCATAATCCGACACAGGGCGACCGCCAGGGCAATGATGTCGGGACCAATTACCGCAGTGCCATTTATACCCACGACGAGAATCAACGCGTTGTTGCGCAGAAGACGCGCGACGCCTACCAATCGGCCCTCAGTGCCACCAAGCTGGGCGCCATCACGACCGAAATTGCGCCGTTGAAAACTTATTTCACCGCCGAGGAATATCACCAGGATTACCTGCAAAAAAATCCGAACGGCTATTGCGGACTGGGTGGGACCGGCGTCAAGTATCCGGTTGCCGCGGTCGACGGCTCGAAAATCCAGTCGGTCGCTGCCAAGACCCCGCCGCTGGATGGCAAAAAACTCAATTTCGAGCGCCAGCTGGTCGTTTTCGAAGCCGAGGATTGTGCCTTCTGCCGCCAGTTCAAGGCCGATGTGCTGGATCACTGGAAGTCGCCGGTGGCCGTTGTGCGCACGCTCAGCCCCGAAGCGCCGAGCGGCTGGTCGCTGGAGAAAGCCTTGTTTGCCACGCCGACCATGGTGCTGTTCGAAAACGGCAAGGAAGTGTCGCGCTATACCGGCTTCAATGGGGAAACCGCGCGCTTCTGGCAATGGCTGGGGCAGCGCCTGCTGACGCCGGAGCAGCGTCGCATCGCTTTCGAACAGGGGACGGAACGCCCATTTACCGGTTCCAACCTCGATGAAAAGCGACCCGGTACCTTTGTCGATCCGGTCAGCGGCGTCGCCTTGTTCCGCAGCGATACCAAATTTGAAAGCGGCACCGGCTGGCCGAGCTTCTTCAACCCGCTGCCCGGCGCCATCTCCGAACATGTCGATGCCAGCCACGGCATGCGCCGGGTCGAAGTGCGCAGCGCCAGTTCAGGCATTCACCTCGGCCACGTGTTCGATGACGGCCCGGCACCGACCTACAAGCGTTACTGCATCAATGGCAATGTGCTGAAATTTGTGCCGGACAACGAAAAATAA
- a CDS encoding exonuclease domain-containing protein encodes MRPLAFVDLETTGATAATDRITEIGIVEVDPDGTVREWQQLVNPGISISPFIEQLTGISNAMVADAPAFADVACETLRRLEGRLFIAHNARFDYGFLKSEFKRLDVIFRASSVCTVKLSRDLYPEHKRHNLDSLIERHNLVAAARHRALADAQLIHQFWHKIHVDRDTAAIAAALDLQHATPALPAEIDPGILDELPESPGIYLFYGEHLGQAETPLYVGRCRDIRQHILGHFVANPSSERKARLARSVRRIEWHEIADNTQAQLRENSLIRQLLPAYNRKPSRS; translated from the coding sequence ATGCGCCCCTTAGCCTTTGTCGACCTGGAAACCACCGGCGCCACCGCCGCCACTGACCGTATCACCGAAATCGGCATCGTTGAAGTCGATCCCGACGGTACCGTGCGCGAATGGCAGCAACTGGTCAATCCGGGCATCTCCATTTCTCCCTTCATCGAGCAGTTGACCGGGATCAGCAACGCCATGGTGGCCGATGCCCCGGCCTTTGCCGATGTCGCTTGCGAAACCCTGCGCCGCCTTGAAGGCCGCCTGTTCATCGCACACAACGCCCGCTTCGACTACGGTTTCCTGAAAAGTGAATTCAAGCGCCTCGACGTCATTTTTCGCGCCAGTTCGGTATGCACCGTCAAGCTGTCGCGCGACCTTTATCCAGAACACAAGCGCCACAACCTGGACAGTCTGATCGAACGCCACAACCTGGTGGCGGCCGCCCGTCACCGGGCGCTGGCCGATGCCCAGCTGATTCACCAGTTCTGGCACAAAATCCATGTCGACCGCGACACGGCTGCCATCGCCGCGGCGCTCGACCTACAACACGCCACACCGGCACTACCGGCCGAAATCGATCCGGGCATTCTCGACGAACTGCCGGAATCACCCGGCATCTACCTGTTTTATGGCGAACATCTCGGCCAAGCGGAAACGCCGCTCTACGTCGGTCGCTGCCGCGACATTCGCCAGCATATCCTCGGCCATTTCGTCGCCAATCCGTCGAGCGAGCGCAAGGCGCGTCTGGCGCGCTCGGTGCGGCGCATCGAGTGGCACGAAATCGCCGACAATACCCAGGCGCAACTGCGCGAAAACAGCCTGATCCGCCAATTGCTCCCAGCCTACAACCGCAAGCCCAGCCGTTCCTGA
- a CDS encoding CreA family protein: MKSRIALLAALFAALPVVAEEVGCVTTAWKLIGANHRVCVYAFDDPKIPGVTCHFSQAKTGGVKGTFGLAEDPSQFSLACRQIGPISLPAKLSKDEIVFSEDTSLMFKETSIHRSFDEKRNVLIYLAISRKIIEGAPANAISTVPLQPWGAR; this comes from the coding sequence ATGAAATCACGCATCGCCCTGCTCGCCGCACTCTTTGCCGCCCTGCCCGTGGTGGCTGAAGAAGTCGGCTGCGTCACCACCGCCTGGAAACTGATCGGGGCCAACCATCGTGTTTGCGTCTATGCCTTCGACGATCCGAAAATTCCGGGTGTCACCTGTCACTTCAGCCAGGCCAAGACCGGCGGCGTCAAAGGCACTTTCGGGCTGGCCGAAGACCCGTCGCAGTTCTCGCTGGCCTGCCGCCAGATCGGCCCGATCAGCTTGCCGGCCAAACTGAGCAAGGACGAAATTGTGTTCAGCGAAGACACTTCGCTGATGTTCAAGGAAACGTCGATTCACCGTTCCTTCGATGAAAAACGCAACGTGCTGATCTATCTGGCGATCAGCCGGAAGATCATCGAAGGGGCCCCGGCCAATGCGATATCAACCGTCCCGTTACAACCTTGGGGGGCGCGCTGA
- a CDS encoding YecA family protein — translation MTLAPLNDSDLDRLEQVLEADVFQGDAMRLDEIQAILCAIVSGPIPVAPAVWLPDVLGKGAEKTDDPQVAEALELLMRLNNDIAAALLADETVSPVLYPIDESCENYDYAAWADSYVYGAGLAGDWYELAGKHAEDLSELLEPMFLLNGMLKEDVEKSGDRWFSPAEEARLIDDIQENLPVIVQALYNFWRNKRSGGTVRNEEPKSGRNDPCPCGSGRKFKQCCGRPDKLN, via the coding sequence GCGATCTCGACCGGCTCGAACAGGTACTTGAAGCCGACGTATTTCAGGGCGATGCGATGCGCCTGGACGAAATCCAGGCGATTCTTTGCGCCATTGTCAGCGGCCCGATTCCGGTTGCTCCTGCGGTCTGGTTGCCGGATGTGCTCGGCAAGGGGGCCGAAAAGACAGACGACCCGCAAGTCGCCGAGGCCCTCGAATTGCTGATGCGCCTGAACAACGATATCGCCGCAGCCCTGCTGGCTGACGAGACCGTTTCACCGGTTCTTTATCCGATTGATGAAAGCTGCGAAAACTACGATTATGCTGCCTGGGCCGATTCCTACGTCTACGGTGCGGGCCTGGCCGGTGATTGGTACGAACTGGCCGGCAAGCATGCCGAAGATCTTTCGGAATTGCTGGAGCCGATGTTCCTGCTCAATGGCATGCTCAAGGAAGACGTCGAGAAAAGTGGCGATCGCTGGTTCTCGCCGGCTGAAGAGGCTCGCCTGATCGATGATATCCAGGAAAATCTGCCGGTCATCGTCCAGGCGCTTTACAACTTCTGGCGCAATAAACGTTCGGGTGGCACGGTCCGAAACGAAGAGCCGAAGTCCGGCCGGAACGATCCTTGCCCCTGCGGCAGTGGCCGGAAATTCAAGCAATGCTGCGGTCGACCAGATAAATTGAACTGA